Below is a genomic region from Anaerotignum faecicola.
TGGAAGATAACGATTCCGATGCTGACACCGACCATTTTCTTCAATCTGATTCTTCAGATCATCAACGGTTTCCGCGTGTTTACAGAGAGTTATGTAATTACGGATGGCGGACCGCTGGACAGCACCTTATCGTACGTCCTGTACCTGTACCGTCGTGCATTTACGTATTTTGACATGGGATACAGCTGTGCGCTGGCGTGGGTGCTGGTGGCAATTGTCTCCGTATTTACCATAATACTGTTTAAGACTCAGAAAAACTGGGTTTACTATGAAGCCGGGAGGGAATAAATCATGGGAATGAAGAGAAAAAGACAGTTGAGTTCAGTGATTTTCCACGCCGGGGCGTGCATTCTGGGATTCTTTATGATCTATCCGCTCCTGTGGCTGCTGGCCAGCTCCTTTAAAAGTAATGAAACAATGTTTACCAATACGTATTCCCTGCTCCCCGAGGTATGGGATGCGGCAAAGAACTATGCCAGCGGATTTGCAGGAATCGGCGGCGTGGCTTTCAGCACGTTCTTCATGAACTCCATGGT
It encodes:
- a CDS encoding sugar ABC transporter permease, with protein sequence WKITIPMLTPTIFFNLILQIINGFRVFTESYVITDGGPLDSTLSYVLYLYRRAFTYFDMGYSCALAWVLVAIVSVFTIILFKTQKNWVYYEAGRE
- a CDS encoding carbohydrate ABC transporter permease, with translation MGMKRKRQLSSVIFHAGACILGFFMIYPLLWLLASSFKSNETMFTNTYSLLPEVWDAAKNYASGFAGIGGVAFSTFFMNSMV